A window of the Clupea harengus chromosome 8, Ch_v2.0.2, whole genome shotgun sequence genome harbors these coding sequences:
- the entpd5a gene encoding ectonucleoside triphosphate diphosphohydrolase 5 has translation MAQQKLLALVVSIWACMWGLFPVEGTYYGHHIYNSHVIGHRMPSHAAPRPYGSMDNQLPPEPHAPEVSPRAPEVSGGTDMSGLPEVSGAPEMQQTVNVSRVYFGVMFDAGSTGTRVHIYKFIQKDPVALPVLDNEMYHAVKPGLSAYADKPDMGGDTIRQLLKVAKKTVPKSEWKQTPVILKATAGLRLLPEEKARALLDEVKEVFEESPFFVPNNSVSLMNGTNEGVLAWVTVNFLTGHLYAKTRKTVGILDLGGGSTQITFLPKSKKTVHTAPPSYIARFNLFNSTYELYTHSYLGNGLVAARLATLGALGADGLDWKVFTSSCLPKKFREDWTFGGLTYKVSGVPDGYAGYKLCYYEVMRVVKGVVHQPYEVKGSSIFYAFSYYYDRAVESGLIDGSRGGVVEVRDFKKKAKEVCNKMTKYRPISPFLCMDMTYITCLLKEGFGFKDSTVLQLAKKINNAETSWALGATFDHFNNFNIH, from the exons ATGGCTCAACAGAAGTTGTTAGCACTTGTAGTCTCCATATGGGCTTGCATGTGGGGGCTGTTTCCAGTGGAGGGGACTTACTATGGCCACCACATCTACAACTCACATGTCATCGGCCATCGTATGCCCAGTCACGCTGCCCCCAGACCGTACGGTAGCATGGACAACCAGCTCCCCCCTGAGCCCCACGCTCCGGAGGTGTCGCCCCGTGCTCCGGAGGTGTCCGGGGGGACTGACATGTCTGGGCTTCCAGAGGTGTCCGGGGCTCCCGAGATGCAGCAGACAGTCAACGTGAGCCGCGTGTACTTTGGGGTCATGTTTGATGCGGGCAGCACTGGCACACGAGTCCACATCTACAAGTTCATCCAGAAGGATCCAG TTGCGTTGCCGGTCTTGGACAATGAAATGTATCATGCTGTGAAGCCTGGTCTCTCCGCATATGCAGACAAGCCTGACATG GGTGGGGACACCATAAGGCAGCTTCTGAAGGTGGCCAAGAAGACTGTGCCCAAGAGTGAGTGGAAACAGACCCCTGTAATACTGAAAGCCACCGCAGGACTCCGCCTGCTGCCAGAGGAGAAGGCCAGAGCCCTTCTGGATGAG GTTAAAGAAGTCTTTGAAGAGTCACCTTTCTTTGTGCCAAACAACAGTGTGTCTCTTATGAACGGCACCAATGAag GTGTGTTGGCTTGGGTGACAGTGAACTTCTTAACAG GTCACTTGTATGCCAAGACCAGGAAGACAGTTGGCATCTTGGACCTGGGCGGCGGGTCGACCCAAATTACATTCCTCCCTAAATCAAAG AAAACTGTCCATACTGCCCCTCCCAGCTACATTGCCAGATTCAACTTATTTAACAGCACATATgagttgtacacacacag TTATCTTGGCAATGGACTCGTTGCGGCGCGATTGGCTACACTTGGGGCCCTCGGTGCCGACG GTCTTGATTGGAAAGTCTTCACAAGCTCTTGTCTACCAAAGAAGTTCAGAGAGGACTGGACCTTCGGTGGTCTCACGTACAAAGTCAGTGGGGTCCCAGATG GTTATGCCGGATACAAGCTCTGCTACTACGAGGTGATGCGTGTGGTGAAGGGCGTCGTCCACCAACCCTATGAAGTGAAGGGGAGCAGCATCTTCTACGCCTTCTCGTACTACTATGACAGAGCAGTCGAGTCTGGCCTCATTG ATGGCTCTCGTGGTGGTGTTGTGGAGGTCAGGGACTTCAAGAAAAAAGCCAAGGAAG TCTGTAATAAGATGACCAAATATCGCCCTATAAGTCCATTCTTGTGCATGGACATGACATACATCACCTGCCTGCTGAAAGAGGGCTTTGGATTCAAGGACAGCACAGTGCTGCAG CTCGCCAAGAAGATAAACAACGCTGAGACAAGCTGGGCGCTGGGTGCTACTTTTGATCACTTTAACAACTTTAATATTCACTAA